Proteins found in one Sphingomonas sp. SORGH_AS_0879 genomic segment:
- a CDS encoding peroxiredoxin: MTIKVADRLPTTTLVKVTPEGPEQVTTTDFFAGKRVALFAVPGAFTPTCSAQHLPGFIAQADALKAKGVDEIVCTSVNDVFVMKAWGQVNSASAITMLADGNAEFAKAVGLTLDGSKFGMGTRSQRYTMLIDDGVVEQLFVEAPGEFKVSSAEHLLSAL; encoded by the coding sequence ATGACGATCAAGGTCGCAGACCGCCTCCCCACCACCACGCTGGTCAAGGTGACGCCCGAGGGCCCCGAACAGGTGACCACCACCGATTTCTTCGCGGGCAAGCGCGTCGCGCTGTTCGCGGTGCCGGGGGCCTTCACCCCGACCTGCTCGGCCCAGCACCTGCCCGGCTTCATCGCCCAGGCGGACGCGCTGAAGGCCAAGGGCGTGGACGAGATCGTCTGCACCTCGGTCAACGACGTGTTCGTCATGAAGGCCTGGGGCCAGGTCAATTCGGCAAGTGCGATCACCATGCTGGCGGACGGCAATGCGGAGTTCGCCAAGGCGGTTGGGTTGACGCTGGACGGATCGAAATTCGGCATGGGCACGCGTAGCCAGCGTTACACCATGCTGATCGATGACGGCGTGGTCGAGCAGCTGTTCGTCGAGGCACCGGGCGAATTCAAGGTCAGCTCCGCCGAGCATCTGCTGTCGGCCCTCTGA